A region from the Natronocella acetinitrilica genome encodes:
- a CDS encoding GNAT family N-acetyltransferase, protein MTSIEIIDGSWKAMQARAMPIRMQVFVREQQVPIDLEQDDQDATAHHWVAQVGAECVGTVRLTMDGHLGRLAVLAQWRRQGIGAQLTECVVTHALAHGQHDLDLNAQTHAIPFYEALGFVVDGPEFMEAGMPHRHMRLRRASDVG, encoded by the coding sequence ATGACCAGCATAGAGATCATTGACGGTTCCTGGAAGGCGATGCAGGCGCGGGCCATGCCGATTCGCATGCAGGTGTTCGTGAGGGAGCAGCAGGTGCCCATCGACCTGGAACAGGATGATCAGGACGCCACAGCCCATCACTGGGTCGCCCAGGTGGGCGCCGAGTGCGTCGGCACGGTTCGCCTGACGATGGATGGGCACCTGGGGCGCCTTGCCGTGCTTGCCCAGTGGCGGCGACAAGGCATCGGCGCGCAGCTCACCGAATGCGTGGTCACACACGCGCTTGCCCATGGGCAGCATGACCTGGACCTGAACGCCCAGACCCATGCCATTCCTTTCTACGAGGCGCTGGGCTTTGTTGTCGACGGCCCGGAATTCATGGAGGCAGGCATGCCGCATCGGCACATGCGCCTGCGACGAGCCTCGGATGTCGGCTGA
- a CDS encoding JmjC domain-containing protein yields the protein MAQLDAIPWESFLRDDWQQRPRLFRQLLKDFEAPLSGEELAGLALESDVESRLVLGTPERGWRVRHGPFTEADFHETPDADWTLLVQDVEKHLPDLAWLVDFFEGLPAWRFDDLMVSYAAPGGSVGPHVDAYDVFLLQGSGRRHWWIDNRPDAPRGETDANGLRLLSSFTPNQDWILEPGDVLYLPPGVPHHGVALEACTTWSIGLRAPGITDILAELIEDLEAGPDAPPLLSDPQRQMASHPLEIDAGSRRRAREQLRNLLQDDRLLDRALGRALSAPKPGFLDLEPGPGEHRKLNTLTRDDALERNPAARVALLPADGVQPAVLYLNGQGMDIPAAAQPLIEALTRHRLTHVETILPLLSDIQSRTLLQDLLDGGYWKAL from the coding sequence ATGGCGCAGCTCGATGCTATCCCCTGGGAGTCGTTTCTCCGGGATGACTGGCAGCAGCGGCCTCGCCTTTTTCGACAGTTGCTGAAGGACTTCGAGGCCCCACTGAGCGGCGAAGAACTTGCCGGCCTGGCCCTGGAGAGCGACGTGGAGTCCCGCCTGGTGCTGGGCACGCCGGAGCGCGGCTGGCGCGTGCGCCATGGCCCGTTCACCGAGGCGGATTTCCACGAGACCCCGGATGCGGACTGGACCCTGCTGGTACAGGATGTGGAAAAGCACCTGCCGGATCTGGCGTGGCTTGTGGATTTCTTCGAGGGTCTCCCCGCCTGGCGATTCGACGATCTGATGGTCAGCTACGCCGCCCCGGGCGGCTCGGTGGGCCCGCACGTGGATGCCTACGATGTGTTCCTGCTACAAGGTAGCGGACGACGCCACTGGTGGATCGACAACCGTCCCGATGCACCCCGTGGAGAGACCGATGCCAATGGGCTGCGCCTTCTGAGCAGCTTCACGCCCAACCAGGACTGGATACTCGAACCCGGTGATGTCCTCTACCTGCCACCCGGCGTTCCCCATCACGGCGTCGCGTTGGAGGCCTGCACCACCTGGTCCATCGGGCTGCGGGCGCCCGGAATCACGGACATACTCGCCGAACTGATCGAGGACCTGGAAGCGGGCCCCGACGCACCACCGCTGCTAAGCGATCCCCAGCGCCAAATGGCAAGCCACCCCCTGGAGATTGACGCCGGGTCACGTCGGCGGGCACGTGAGCAGCTACGCAACCTGCTGCAGGATGACCGGCTACTCGACCGGGCCCTGGGGCGCGCCCTGTCCGCCCCCAAACCCGGGTTTCTCGATCTCGAACCCGGACCGGGCGAACACCGCAAACTGAATACCCTGACACGGGACGATGCCCTGGAGCGTAATCCTGCCGCCAGAGTCGCGTTGCTACCCGCCGATGGGGTTCAACCGGCAGTGCTCTATCTCAACGGCCAGGGCATGGATATACCCGCCGCCGCGCAGCCGCTGATCGAAGCCCTGACCCGGCATCGCCTGACCCACGTCGAGACCATTCTGCCGCTCCTCTCCGATATCCAGTCGCGGACACTGTTGCAGGATCTGCTCGACGGCGGATACTGGAAGGCACTATGA